A stretch of the Lineus longissimus chromosome 10, tnLinLong1.2, whole genome shotgun sequence genome encodes the following:
- the LOC135494847 gene encoding uncharacterized protein LOC135494847 isoform X2, with the protein MMRKAPAILAVVLAVLATVRLAETANEEMRKEIEIPANKLAVCKYPNAADIVLVIDNNGLSAESFVAIKKLLGMVTLTYDLGERSMRFSIMTFTSKEQIKAFDLCTHCKNDRLYRAIMKIDWQKPESAGGHSGSAMEFARTTMFRDARPNARKLVVLIGTEPPSSPKEAKKLNEEVGKLKEEGIDFVMVMIGEHIFQKEMKKMIPALDEERFHYLPGLNVPAGGNKFAEILCDHIGRACEPGNHRVNGTKCIVNCKILGMVRDGDTCKADTDSCPPGFEKEEDTCTINKCPLHYEKDSVTEKCILKTQCPPGYSISKNGCDSLCPPGMKSYDGGCKDLLFGLIAMPLHFFLVFDASANTGQSGFEESKLFIVGLLNRFVIGKESVTFTLIYSSGSDVRIMVFDGTESTDSYVTAVFNLQYKGGESKLPELPDYATTFLKTANPRIQTNVLLIGSFYVKASDKDDVRHGIHVIRDLKWAYLFFIPFGEKLNVYWWKKSIKPEHIIPLYNFPPGRVYSIMHSLIQWINLHLCPKGTVWNKEKGYCAKCASCPLLTTTPLPTTEGPTPEPSTATPPTTLPASTTTTTAEIIIVLPTTTPPTSTTSSTTTSTTTPNTTTERDLITTKPVMPSTTPEITTPATTSSSTTTTSKPDIFVPPNTISTSTTTTTKPTDHTPVIIIPPPTTTKLPPTTTNSITKTTTTKETIIFVPPTTTSTTTTPKPTPHSVLTTPSTSTTTTKETIVFVPPTTTPSTSTTTTPKLPIIIIPPTTTPSTSATTTPKPPIIVIPPTTTPSTSTTTTPKPPIIIIPPTTTPSTSATTTPKLPIIIIPPTTTPSTSTTTTPKPPIIIVPPTTTPSTSTTTQSTSTTTTPKPPIIIIPPTTTPSTSTTTTPKPPIIIIPPTTTPSTSTTTTPKPPIIIIPPTTTPSTSTTTTPKPPIIIVPPTTTPSTSTTTTPKPPIIIVPPTTTPSTSATTLKPPIIFVPPTTTPQRPMITTTSPISTTQTPLCDPCTPSQAPTAPPRPECKLWEEWHARLHKCVEKQCHCRGEGDPHYHRYDGSLLNFMGICKYVFSKSTNTKDTCAFSVEVKNEHRKGWGLVAWTRLVDFKMGGYAIRLHKDMRTFKNGQLVNLPFAIKTKGGHIISVWKAGPGIRVDVPSCTIHLTFSLGHAVTLTTGFKRYGGKGKLTGICGECGVYSYGSGGSHGKSSKDHHLDPNSFSVPDDSDLPLKQCKRVKEPTIKCSTAQNKIIANDAHCGLMMNTEGLFKACIKSGKVKHKNNYQSCKMDVCAHYSKAKARMEAVCASIGSFATECQKFDFAPSKPWRTAKFCPMKCPTNSDYNPKMNPCQPNCVKQTCKAKAPVEGCQCKKGYLLSGQACVAKAKCGCLDGGDYLLVGETRTAKDCKRSMKCVKAGGKVKVLKLKPCGKNASCTVGKGGHYQCTCKKGYHGNGNSCKKVSHDTAKPTDKVICSTAKAVDLVLLVDASTTMGKEGLEYVKKFMKKFISKRPSGRLEPRFSILTYGSRTRPSAWFKQCIKIKKCVQIAEKRVKPASGKPQLGEAIKYSLKYAFQMRRRMRKGTRRGIIVISSGKTYDLKWTKAQAGKAERLKKNVFFLGVGDKMDKKMIDSIAPGKRQFKLSAAKLLKSKKVMKWLDDIYTGCDIGSAPTAAPKMTNGKQKPKDKKKKKKKGSKCVPKAVDIVVLVDTSNFLGKKSLKIVKSFLKKAISGSPNGALGPQFSIIQYDKRTRAKAWFKQCKNKARCASVAQKKIKFGGGQAAMGKALRYALKYAFQTSRKIRTGTRRAILVINGGKSKDRLKTMAAADKAFKLKRPVYSLTIGAKLDLKLLQHISPGKRQLVIPAGKLSKSKKVMTWLQTIYTGCIPS; encoded by the exons ATGATGCGGAAGGCCCCGGCCATCTTGGCCGTGGTACTGGCGGTCCTCGCGACAGTCAGACTAGCAGAAACGGCAAATGAAGAAATGAGGAAAGAAATAGAGATCCCGGCGAACAAGTTAGCTG TATGCAAATATCCGAACGCAGCCGACATTGTCTTAGTGATTGACAACAATGGATTGTCTGCCGAATCCTTTGTCGCTATCAAGAAGCTCCTCGgcatggtgaccttgacctatgaCCTTGGTGAAAGGTCAATGCGGTTCAGTATAATGACCTTCACAAGCAAGGAGCAAATCAAGGCGTTTGACCTCTGTACGCATTGTAAAAATGACCGCCTTTATCGGGCGATCATGAAAATTGATTGGCAGAAACCAGAAAGTGCAGG GGGCCACTCTGGTTCAGCAATGGAGTTTGCAAGGACGACCATGTTCCGGGATGCGAGGCCAAACGCCAGGAAATTAGTAGTTCTCATCGGGACAGAGCCCCCTTCAAGCCCAAAGGAAGCTAAGAAGTTAAACGAAGAGGTCGGCAAGCTAAAGGAAGAAGGGATCGAttttgtcatggtcatgataGGGGAGCACATCTTTCAGAaggagatgaagaagatgatacCTGCCCTGGACGAGGAGAGGTTCCACTATCTACCTGGGCTGAATGTTCCGGCAGGAGGAAATAAATTCGCAGAGATCCTGTGCGATCATA TTGGGAGGGCCTGTGAACCAGGGAACCACCGAGTGAACGGCACCAAATGCATTG TGAACTGTAAGATCCTTGGAATGGTTCGAgatggagatacatgtaaagcTGATACAG ATTCCTGCCCACCAGGATTTGAGAAGGAGGAAGACACATGTACTATCAATAAATGTCCCCTACATTACGAGAAGGATAGCGTTACCGAGAAGTGTATCCTGAAAA CCCAATGTCCGCCCGGCTACTCTATATCAAAAAATGGCTGTGATAGTCTCTGTCCCCCGGGAATGAAGAGCTATGATGGTGGATGCAAGGATTTGCTATTTG GTCTGATCGCGATGCCCCTCCATTTCTTCCTCGTCTTCGACGCCTCCGCCAATACCGGCCAGTCAGGCTTCGAAGAGTCAAAACTCTTCATTGTCGGACTCCTAAATCGCTTCGTCATCGGCAAAGAATCCGTGACCTTCACCTTAATCTACAGCTCCGGAAGTGACGTCAGGATAATGGTGTTCGATGGAACCGAATCAACGGATAGTTACGTCACTGCAGTGTTCAATCTCCAATATAAAGGTGGTGAATCTAAGTTACCAGAGTTACCCGATTACGCGACAACCTTTCTGAAGACTGCTAACCCTCGTATTCAGACAAACGTTCTGCTGATCGGAAGTTTTTACGTCAAAGCCTCAGATAAAGATGACGTTCGTCACGGAATTCATGTCATCAGAGACCTAAAGTGGGCATACCTCTTTTTCATTCCATTCGGAGAAAAACTAAATGTGTATTGGTGGAAAAAGTCAATCAAGCCTGAGCACATCATTCCGCTGTATAACTTTCCGCCAGGTCGTGTGTACAGCATCATGCATTCCTTGATACAGTGGATAAATCTCC ATTTATGTCCAAAGGGAACAGTGTGGAACAAAGAAAAGGGCTACTGTGCAAAAT GTGCGTCGTGTCCTCTTTTAACTACGACGCCGCTCCCAACAACTGAAGGTCCTACTCCTGAACCATCAACTGCAACTCCACCCACGACACTACCTGCGAGTACCACCACAACAACAGCAGAGATAATAATTGTACTCCCTACCACTACCCCTCCTACAAGCACTACTTCAAGCACTACTACGAGCACTACTACTCCAAATACAACCACTGAGCGAGATCTAATTACGACCAAACCAGTGATGCCATCAACTACCCCTGAAATAACTACACCAGCCACCACATCGTCCagtacaacaacaacatcaaaaccGGACATATTTGTACCCCCAAATACTATCTCTACCAGTACTACCACAACTACAAAACCTACAGATCATACCCCTGTGATTATAATCCCGCCTCCGACTACGACTAAATTACCACCCACAACCacaaattcaatcacaaaaaCCACCACAACAAAAGAAACTATCATTTTTGTACCGCCAACGACTACCAGTACTACCACAACTCCGAAACCTACACCACATTCAGTATTGACAACTCCAAGCACAAGCACCACCACAACAAAAGAAACTATTGTGTTTGTACCGCCAACGACTACCCCATCTACCAGTACTACCACAACTCCGAAACTTCCAATCATCATTATTCCGCCAACGACTACCCCATCTACCAGTGCTACCACAACTCCGAAACCTCCAATCATCGTTATTCCGCCAACGACTACCCCATCTACCAGTACTACCACAACTCCGAAACCTCCAATCATCATTATTCCGCCAACGACTACCCCATCTACCAGTGCTACCACAACTCCGAAACTTCCAATCATCATTATTCCGCCAACGACTACCCCATCTACCAGTACTACCACAACTCCGAAACCTCCAATCATCATTGTACCGCCAACGACTACCCCATCTACCAGTACTACCACCCAATCTACCAGTACTACCACAACTCCGAAACCTCCAATCATCATTATTCCGCCAACGACTACCCCATCTACCAGTACTACCACAACTCCGAAACCTCCAATCATCATTATTCCGCCAACGACTACCCCATCTACCAGTACTACCACAACTCCGAAACCTCCAATCATCATTATTCCGCCAACGACTACCCCATCTACCAGTACTACCACAACTCCGAAACCTCCAATCATCATTGTTCCGCCAACGACTACCCCATCTACCAGTACTACAACAACTCCAAAACCTCCAATCATCATTGTTCCGCCCACGACTACCCCATCTACCAGTGCTACAACACTAAAACCTCCGATCATATTCGTTCCACCGACTACCACTCCACAAAGACCAATGATCACTACAACATCCCCAATATCAACCACACAAACTCCTCTCTGTGATCCATGCACACCTTCTCAAG CGCCAACAGCGCCACCAAGACCAG agtgtaaactatgggaAGAATGGCATGCCCGACTACACAAATGCGTGGAGA AACAGTGCCATTGCAGGGGTGAGGGTGACCCTCACTACCACCGTTACGACGGAAGCCTCTTGAACTTCATGGGAATTTGCAAATACGTTTTCTCTAAGTCGACCAACACGAAGGATACGTGTGCCTTCAGCGTTGAGGTGAAGAATGAGCACCGTAAGGGCTGGGGCCTTGTGGCCTGGACCCGCTTGGTCGACTTCAAGATGGGAGGCTATGCGATCAGACTTCATAAGGACATGAGAACATTC AAAAATGGCCAATTGGTAAACCTTCCATTTGCCATCAAGACCAAAGGAGGCCATATCATATCTGTCTGGAAGGCGGGCCCAGGCATCAGGGTGGATGTCCCCTCCTGCACCATTCATCTCACTTTCTCCCTTGGACACGCCGTGACCCTCACAACGGGCTTCAAGCGATACGGCGGCAAGGGCAAGCTGACAGGGATATGTGGTGAATGTGGCGTGTACTCCTATGGATCAGGAGGGTCACACGGGAAATCCTCCAAAGACCATCACCTGGATCCAAATAGCTTCAGTGTACCTGATGATTCAGATCTCCCACTCAAACA GTGTAAACGTGTAAAGGAACCAACAATAAAATGCAGCACCGCACAGAACAAGATCATTGCTAATGATGCGCACTGTGGACTGATGATGAACACAGAAGGCTTGTTCAAGGCATGCATAAAGAGCGGCAAGGTAAAGCACAAGAACAACTACCAGTCTTGCAAGATGGATGTCTGCGCCCATTACAGTAAAGCCAAGGCAAGGATGGAAGCAGTGTGTGCCAGTATTGGATCATTTGCTACCGAGTGTCAGAAGTTTGACTTTGCACCTTCAAAACCTTGGAGGACGGCAAAGTTCTGTC CAATGAAGTGTCCAACAAACTCGGACTACAATCCAAAGATGAATCCTTGTCAGCCGAACTGCGTCAAGCAAACCTGCAAAGCCAAGGCGCCAGTTGAAGGATGTCAGTGCAAAAAAGGATATCTTTTGAGCGGACAGGCCTGTGTGGCTAAAGCTAAATGTGGATGTTTGGATGGCGGAGACTACCTGCTG GTTGGTGAAACTAGGACAGCCAAGGACTGCAAGAGGAGTATGAAGTGTGTTAAAGCGGGAGGCAAAGTTAAGGTGTTGAAGCTGAAGCCCTGTGGGAAGAATGCCAGCTGTACCGTAGGGAAAGGCGGCCACTACCAATGCACGTGCAAGAAAGGTTACCACGGGAATGGCAACAGTTGCA AAAAAGTATCACATGACACGGCAAAACCAACAGATAAAG TGATATGTTCGACAGCAAAAGCAGTTGACCTCGTCTTACTTGTCGATGCATCAACCACCATGGGAAAGGAAGGGCTAGAATATGTGAAGAAGTTCATGAAGAAGTTTATATCCAAACGCCCCAGCGGTCGCCTGGAACCGCGGTTCTCAATTCTCACGTATGGTAGCAGGACAAGACCAAGTGCGTGGTTTAAGCAATGTATCAAGATCAAGAAGTGTGTCCAAATTGCTGAGAAGAGGGTCAAACCTGCGAGTGGCAAACCACAGTTGGGGGAAGCCATCAAGTATTCTTTGAAGTATGCGTTCCAGATGAGGCGACGCATGCGCAAAGGGACGAGACGCggaatcatcgtcatcagcagtGGGAAAACCTATGATTTGAAGTGGACGAAAGCACAGGCAGGAAAGGCAGAGAGATTGAAgaaaaatgtctttttcttGGGTGTTGGCGACAAGATGGATAAGAAAATGATTGACAGTATTGCGCCCGGGAAGCGACAGTTTAAGCTTTCCGCAGCTAAGTTATTGAAGTCGAAGAAAGTCATGAAGTGGTTAGATGACATATACACTGGCTGTGATATTGGAAGTG CGCCAACTGCAGCACCAAAAATGA CGAACGGGAAACAGAAACCgaaagataaaaagaaaaagaaaaagaaaggcaGCAAATGTGTACCAAAAGCTGTTGATATTGTAGTATTAGTGGACACATCGAACTTCCTCGGGAAGAAGTCATTGAAGATCGTAAAATCTTTTCTGAAGAAAGCTATCAGCGGAAGCCCCAATGGTGCCCTTGGACCTCAGTTCTCTATTATTCAATACGATAAAAGGACACGCGCAAAGGCGTGGTTCAAGCAGTGCAAAAACAAGGCAAGGTGTGCCAGTGTCGCTCAAAAGAAAATTAAATTCGGGGGAGGGCAAGCAGCAATGGGAAAAGCCTTACGGTACGCCTTGAAATACGCCTTCCAGACGTCCAGGAAGATACGCACGGGAACAAGGCGGGCAATCCTCGTCATCAATGGTGGGAAATCTAAAGATAGACTGAAAACAATGGCGGCAGCTGACAAAGCCTTCAAATTGAAAAGGCCTGTCTACTCCTTAACGATCGGAGCTAAGCTGGATCTGAAACTACTACAACACATCTCTCCAGGGAAGCGACAGCTTGTAATTCCAGCGGGCAAACTATCCAAGTCGAAGAAAGTCATGACTTGGCTGCAGACCATTTATACCGGATGTATCCCA TCTTAG